The proteins below come from a single Stomoxys calcitrans chromosome 1, idStoCalc2.1, whole genome shotgun sequence genomic window:
- the LOC131997778 gene encoding uncharacterized protein LOC131997778: protein MDEFRDTFINSDIDAICISETWFHPEIDSSIFHVTGYKLFRADRHTHGGGVAIYIKHGISCSLKCMSNRYSRIEYLFLELLSDDKKRLLLGCVYRPNSSIDFEELIETIDIISIEYDNIIVAGDFNSNLLVERCLADSMQTLGLLPVNDSAPTHFTRSNASLLDMFFVSHLSKISLYNQLDAPAFSKHDLLFVTYHFEINPTVCTSTYRDFKNIDWPLLHQSLDEVPWEEIFYMEGVDEQVSFLNHNLCSIYDTCVPVKVIYTNRKQQPWFTPEIKHLISVRNLAYKRWKRYRLPTLYDTFKSARRDVLKKTNESKKQYYKRKFENAIDSKRKWKEIRNIGIGSKSNTNTDCLSISDLDEINENFLKINTVDPGTNTYSNISTAQIEDTFSFRCVSPEEVLQSFATIKSDAMGSDGIHPRFAKLVLPKILPFVTHIYNNILTKSTFPTDWKLAKTIPIPKQNSEFRPIAILPFFSKALERIINTQIDAFLSFRGLLNDRQSGFRTKRNCSTVLIDVVEELRQNMDNNMVSFLVLLDHSKAFDTVNHDILISKLDRLFFFSKPACKLISSYITGRRQSVNVGDTTSAALDVPRGVPQGSILGPLLFSVYINDLPDIPMHCNVQMYADDVQLFSSAKPNCVQSCINNINCDLNEIQNWASKNSLCLNPSKTKLMKILKRSTTQIPPVRATLNNSVIETVDTSCNLGVIFNSKLTWTNHINKAVGKVQGMLRNLCQALSQNPKPPVSNHNDHH from the exons ATGGATGAGTTTCGCGATACATTTATTAACTCCGACATCGACGCCATTTGTATATCTGAAACGTGGTTTCATCCTGAAATCGATAGCAGCATTTTTCATGTTACGGGATACAAACTGTTTAGAGCGGATCGTCATACTCATGGCGGCGGGGTAGCTATATATATCAAacatggtataagctgctctcTCAAATGTATGTCAAACCGCTATTCCCGCATTGAATACTTATTTCTGGAACTTTTATCTGATGACAAGAAAAGATTACTGCTGGGTTGCGTCTACAGACCAAATTCATcaatagattttgaagaattAATAGAAACTATTGATATAATTTCCATCGAGTACGACAATATAATCGTAGCTGGTGATTTTAATAGCAACTTGCTTGTTGAGCGCTGTCTTGCCGACTCAATGCAAACCCTAGGGCTACTTCCTGTGAATGATTCCGCACCAACTCACTTCACAAGAAGTAACGCGAGTCTGCTAGATATGTTCTTTGTCAGCCATTTGTCCAAAATATCTCTCTACAATCAGCTAGATGCCCCCGCATTCTCCAAGCATGATTTGCTTTTCGTCACATACCACTTCGAAATTAATCCCACTGTTTGTACATCGACATATCGCGACTTCAAAAACATTGACTGGCCACTTCTGCATCAAAGTTTAGATGAAGTACCTTGGGAAGAGATTTTCTATATGGAAGGTGTTGACGAACAAGTTTCCTTCCTAAATCATAACCTTTGCTCAATTTACGACACATGCGTTCCTGTCAAAGTCATTTATACTAACAGAAAACAACAGCCATGGTTTACTCCTGAAATCAAGCACTTGATCAgcgttcgaaatttggcatataaaagATGGAAACGTTATAGACTGCCTACACTGTATGACACGTTTAAATCCGCTAGAAGAGATGTGCTCAAAAAGACTAACGAGTCCAAAAAGCAGTACTATAAAAGGAAATTCGAAAATGCAATTGATAGTAagcgaaaatggaaagaaataagGAACATCGGAATTGGATCGAAATCCAATACCAACACTGATTGTCTTTCTATCTCTGACCTAGATGAgataaatgaaaactttttgaaaataaatactgtGGACCCTGGCACAAACACTTATTCTAATATTTCTACAGCACAGATTGAAGACACATTCTCGTTTAGATGTGTTAGTCCCGAAGAAGTCTTACAAAGTTTTGCAACCATAAAGTCTGACGCAATGGGATCTGATGGCATACATCCTAGATTTGCCAAATTGGTACTGCCGAAAATACTTCCATTTGTCACACACATTTATAACAACATTCTTACAAAGTCAACGTTCCCAACAGACTGGAAATTGGCAAAAACTATACCGATACCCAAACAGAATTCAGAGTTCCGTCCGATTGCTATCCTGCCGTTTTTCTCTAAAGCTTTGGAACGTATTATAAATACTCAAATAGATGCCTTCCTGAGTTTCAGAGGTCTTTTGAATGATAGACAATCTGGTTTTCGAACAAAAAGAAACTGCTCTACTGTATTAATTGACGTTGTGGAAGAATTGAGACAAAATATGGATAATAATATGGTATCATTTCTGGTTTTACTGGACCACAGTAAAGCCTTTGACACAGTGAACCATGATATTCTTATCTCGAAGCTTGACAgacttttctttttctccaaACCGGCCTGTAAACTGATTTCATCATACATTACCGGACGCCGTCAATCCGTCAATGTCGGTGATACAACATCTGCGGCACTTGATGTACCTAGAGGTGTTCCGCAGGGCTCTATCCTTGGTCCCTTACTTTTTTCTGTATACATAAATGATCTACCTGATATTCCAATGCATTGTAATGTGcaaatgtacgctgacgatgttcaGCTTTTCTCCAGCGCTAAACCAAATTGCGTACAATCATgtataaataatattaattgCGATCTGAATGAAATCCAGAACTGGGCGAGTAAAAATAGTCTCTGTCTAAATCCGTCAAAAACTAaactgatgaaaattttaaaacgatcaaCCACCCAGATTCCTCCTGTAAGAGCTACTTTGAACAACTCGGTAATAGAAACTGTTGATACATCCTGCAACCTTGGTGTAATATTCAATTCCAAACTGACTTGGACTAATCATATAAACAAAGCTGTTGGTAAAGTTCAAGGAATGCTGCGAA ATCTATGTCAGGCTCTGAGTCAGAATCCGAAACCTCCGGTATCCAATCACAATGATCATCACTAG